Proteins from a genomic interval of Caulobacter rhizosphaerae:
- a CDS encoding DUF5695 domain-containing protein: MTNLRPLALTALLLATTPLGLSATSLARAEESAPAPAPAKKVFAPIARTTYRTAQFRLDLRTDTQTLARLSPTADAGFDFVPGAREAERQGDGYVHVGDIHLRLRTEGGAWRDFSSAHQRKPIRRLPAGGATLAAADITTSLGADSPLRVERRWVAEGGALALRFVLTNTSKQAVEVGGLGLPMVFDNIITDRSLEEAHAQASFVDPYIGRDAGYLQVTRLNGKGPALLVLPEKATPLEAYRPIQQAGRGAKPGDIFTDRSERGQTSEGFYDWTVASKGFAEQDWKTAGEQWNTPTSFSLAPGASRTIGVRLVTSPSIRAIEDTLVANGRPVAVGVPGYVVPTDQDATLFLKSPKPVAKIESYPAGALTATPVKSGSGWSRYAVRASGWGRATLSITYADDTVQTVSYFITKPLDQTMADLGRFSTTKQWFEDPSDPFKRSPGILTYDRQADQIVTQDPRVWISGMSDEGGAGSWVAAIMKQLDNPDAGEVAKLERVVNETIVGGLQVAEGEHAGAVKKSLFYYAPDELPTYYDPKTNWKSWTSWSKKDAGDLGRSYNYPHVAIGHWVLYRLARNHDGLVRTHDWRWYLDHAQITAVAMMRDAPYYAQFGQMEGDVFVDILKDLRREGMTAKANELETLMKGRADHWKTLPYPFGSEMAWDSTGQAEVYAWMRFFGHQKQADETREVILAYDPTIPSWGYNGNARRYWDFLYGGKVPRIERQIHHYGSTLNAVPLFDAYRADPGDLHLLRVAYGGLMGGVTNIDREGFSSAAFHSAPDMMSWDPYSGDYGMGFFGHAYAAATYLVNDPTFGWLGFGGNVSHADGVVRIEPRDGARTRLFVAPIGAWLTLEAGKIDAAAYTPATGKLTLTLAARDAATPAARLLVEATTKGARPYRPAGAAFERGAYTLPLKDGPSTIELTPN; the protein is encoded by the coding sequence ATGACGAACCTTCGCCCGCTGGCCTTGACGGCCCTGCTGCTGGCCACCACGCCGCTGGGCCTGAGCGCGACCAGCCTGGCCCGCGCCGAGGAGTCCGCGCCCGCTCCGGCGCCGGCCAAGAAGGTCTTCGCGCCGATCGCCCGGACGACCTATCGCACCGCCCAGTTCCGGCTCGACCTGCGCACCGACACCCAAACCCTGGCGCGGCTGTCGCCGACCGCCGACGCCGGTTTCGACTTCGTCCCTGGCGCGCGGGAAGCCGAGCGCCAGGGCGACGGCTACGTGCATGTCGGCGACATCCACCTGCGCCTGCGCACCGAGGGCGGCGCCTGGCGCGACTTCAGCTCGGCCCATCAGCGCAAGCCCATCCGTCGCCTGCCGGCCGGCGGCGCGACCCTGGCGGCGGCCGACATCACCACGTCGCTGGGCGCGGACTCGCCCCTCCGCGTCGAGCGCCGCTGGGTCGCCGAAGGCGGAGCGCTGGCCCTGCGCTTCGTCCTGACCAACACGTCCAAGCAGGCCGTCGAGGTCGGCGGGCTGGGCCTGCCGATGGTGTTCGACAACATCATCACCGACCGCTCGCTGGAGGAGGCCCACGCCCAGGCCAGCTTCGTCGATCCCTATATCGGCCGCGACGCCGGCTACCTGCAGGTGACCCGCCTGAACGGCAAGGGTCCCGCCCTGCTGGTCCTGCCGGAGAAGGCCACGCCGCTGGAAGCCTATCGACCCATCCAGCAGGCCGGCCGCGGCGCCAAGCCCGGCGACATCTTCACCGACCGCAGCGAGCGGGGCCAGACCTCGGAGGGCTTCTACGACTGGACGGTCGCCAGCAAGGGCTTCGCCGAGCAGGACTGGAAGACCGCCGGCGAACAGTGGAACACGCCCACCAGCTTCTCCCTCGCCCCGGGGGCCAGCCGCACGATCGGCGTGCGCCTGGTCACCTCGCCGTCGATCCGCGCGATCGAGGACACCCTGGTCGCCAACGGCCGCCCGGTCGCCGTGGGCGTCCCCGGCTATGTCGTGCCCACCGACCAGGACGCCACCCTGTTCCTGAAGTCGCCCAAGCCGGTGGCCAAGATCGAGAGCTATCCGGCCGGGGCGCTGACCGCCACGCCGGTCAAGTCCGGTTCGGGATGGTCGCGCTACGCCGTCCGCGCCTCGGGCTGGGGCCGCGCCACCCTGTCGATCACCTATGCCGACGACACGGTCCAGACCGTCTCCTACTTCATCACCAAGCCGCTCGACCAGACCATGGCGGACCTCGGCCGGTTCTCGACGACCAAGCAGTGGTTCGAGGATCCGTCGGACCCGTTCAAGCGCTCGCCGGGCATCCTCACCTACGACCGCCAGGCCGACCAGATCGTCACCCAGGATCCGCGGGTGTGGATCTCGGGCATGAGCGACGAAGGCGGCGCGGGCAGCTGGGTCGCGGCGATCATGAAGCAGCTGGACAACCCCGACGCCGGCGAGGTGGCCAAGCTGGAGCGCGTGGTCAACGAAACGATCGTCGGCGGGCTGCAGGTGGCCGAGGGCGAGCACGCCGGCGCGGTCAAGAAGAGCCTGTTCTACTACGCCCCCGACGAACTGCCGACCTATTACGACCCCAAGACCAACTGGAAGTCCTGGACCTCGTGGTCGAAGAAGGACGCCGGCGACCTGGGCCGGTCGTACAACTATCCGCACGTCGCCATCGGCCACTGGGTGCTCTACCGCCTGGCCCGCAACCACGACGGCCTGGTCAGGACCCACGACTGGCGCTGGTATCTCGACCACGCCCAGATCACCGCCGTGGCGATGATGCGCGACGCCCCCTACTACGCCCAGTTCGGCCAGATGGAGGGCGACGTCTTCGTCGACATCCTGAAGGATCTCCGCCGCGAGGGCATGACCGCCAAGGCCAATGAACTCGAGACCCTGATGAAGGGCCGCGCCGACCACTGGAAGACCCTGCCCTACCCGTTCGGCAGCGAAATGGCCTGGGATTCCACGGGCCAGGCCGAGGTCTATGCCTGGATGCGCTTCTTCGGCCACCAGAAGCAGGCCGACGAGACCCGCGAGGTGATCCTCGCCTACGACCCGACGATTCCCAGCTGGGGCTACAACGGCAACGCCCGGCGCTATTGGGATTTCCTCTACGGCGGCAAGGTCCCGCGCATCGAGCGGCAGATCCACCACTACGGCTCGACCCTGAACGCCGTGCCGCTGTTCGACGCCTACCGCGCCGATCCCGGCGACCTGCACCTGCTGCGGGTGGCCTATGGCGGCCTGATGGGCGGCGTCACCAATATCGACCGGGAAGGCTTCTCGTCGGCGGCCTTCCATTCGGCCCCGGACATGATGTCCTGGGACCCCTACAGCGGCGACTACGGCATGGGCTTCTTCGGCCATGCCTATGCGGCGGCGACCTACCTGGTCAATGATCCGACGTTCGGCTGGCTGGGCTTTGGCGGCAATGTCAGCCACGCCGACGGCGTTGTGCGGATCGAGCCCAGGGACGGCGCGCGGACGCGGCTGTTCGTGGCCCCGATCGGCGCCTGGCTGACCCTGGAGGCCGGCAAGATCGACGCCGCCGCCTATACGCCGGCCACGGGCAAGCTGACCCTGACCCTGGCGGCGCGGGACGCCGCCACGCCGGCCGCCCGGCTGCTGGTCGAGGCCACCACGAAGGGCGCCCGTCCCTATCGCCCGGCCGGGGCGGCCTTCGAGCGGGGGGCCTACACCCTGCCCCTGAAGGATGGGCCAAGCACGATCGAGCTGACCCCGAACTGA
- a CDS encoding peptide MFS transporter, with protein sequence MNIVIVMGVLVTILTGVPVLIQLLRDHPRGLLVLFFAEMWERFSYYGMRSILIFYLTQHFLFDPKTASAHYGSYTSLVYLLPLIGGFLADRYLGARKAVIFGAVLLIAGHLTMAIEGAPATQTLTYGGHTYDFVSEGRGEGRVSKLIVEAKPYAVAASKSGDFAVQGLPAGAPIPAVLAKGQYQLGVTGRDPLYLNVFWFALALIIVGVGFLKPNISTIVGQLYPAGDRRRDPGFTLYYYGINLGSFWASILCGFLGVTVGWWAGFGLAGLGMVAGFVVFVLGKPLLRGKGEPPVPRQLDKPLLGPLNREGLIYGLSLVGVAAVGLLVRYTVMVNWTLIAGMLASLGYILWFMIAKCDKVERERLGLAVFLIFGAVVFWTLFDQAGSSLNLFAATNVDLDLVARPVRWLNGAITLAAPEQLAAAGIDRASTFWINTSFNAAQTQALGSGWLLIFAPVFAFLWTWLGQRGKDPNPVVKFGLALLQVGAGFLLLQMGAHLVDGAFRMPLIFLLLMYLLHTTGELCLSPVGLSQMTKLSPAAMVSFVMAVWFMAVSIAGKVGGFIAGLTATETVGGQVLDPAAALARSLVVFNWIGGIAMAIGLAFLALAPVLKRWSHGSDETDHHAPVDTATNVG encoded by the coding sequence ATGAACATCGTCATCGTCATGGGCGTCCTGGTCACGATCCTGACCGGCGTCCCGGTGCTGATCCAGCTGCTGCGGGATCACCCCCGGGGGCTGCTGGTGCTGTTCTTCGCCGAGATGTGGGAGCGCTTTTCCTATTACGGCATGCGCAGCATCCTGATCTTCTACCTGACCCAGCACTTCCTGTTCGACCCGAAGACGGCCAGCGCCCACTACGGATCCTATACCTCGTTGGTCTATCTGCTGCCGCTGATCGGCGGCTTCCTGGCCGACCGCTATCTGGGGGCCCGCAAGGCGGTGATCTTCGGCGCCGTCCTGCTGATCGCCGGCCACCTGACCATGGCCATCGAGGGCGCGCCGGCCACCCAGACCCTGACCTATGGCGGCCACACCTACGACTTCGTCTCCGAAGGCCGCGGCGAGGGCCGGGTTTCGAAGCTGATCGTCGAGGCCAAGCCCTACGCCGTCGCCGCCTCCAAGTCCGGCGACTTCGCCGTGCAGGGCCTGCCGGCCGGCGCTCCGATCCCGGCCGTCCTGGCCAAGGGCCAGTACCAGCTGGGCGTAACGGGCCGGGACCCGCTGTATCTGAACGTCTTCTGGTTCGCCCTGGCCCTGATCATCGTCGGCGTCGGGTTCCTGAAACCCAACATCTCGACCATCGTCGGCCAGCTCTATCCGGCGGGCGATCGCCGGCGCGATCCGGGCTTCACGCTCTATTATTACGGCATCAATCTCGGCTCGTTCTGGGCCTCGATCCTCTGCGGTTTCCTGGGGGTGACAGTCGGCTGGTGGGCGGGCTTCGGCCTGGCGGGCCTGGGCATGGTCGCGGGCTTCGTGGTGTTCGTGCTGGGCAAGCCGCTGCTGCGGGGCAAGGGCGAGCCGCCGGTCCCCCGGCAGTTGGACAAGCCGCTGCTGGGCCCGCTGAACCGCGAGGGCCTGATCTACGGCCTGTCCCTGGTCGGCGTCGCGGCGGTGGGCCTGCTGGTGCGCTACACGGTGATGGTCAACTGGACCCTGATCGCCGGCATGCTGGCCTCTCTGGGCTACATCCTGTGGTTCATGATCGCCAAGTGCGACAAGGTCGAGCGCGAGCGCCTGGGCCTGGCGGTGTTCCTGATCTTCGGCGCGGTGGTGTTCTGGACCCTGTTCGACCAGGCCGGCTCGTCGCTGAACCTGTTCGCGGCGACCAATGTCGACCTGGACCTGGTCGCCCGGCCGGTGCGGTGGCTGAACGGCGCGATCACCCTGGCCGCCCCCGAACAGCTGGCGGCGGCGGGGATCGACAGGGCCTCGACCTTCTGGATCAACACCAGCTTCAACGCCGCCCAGACCCAGGCCCTGGGCTCGGGCTGGCTGCTGATCTTCGCGCCGGTCTTCGCCTTCCTGTGGACCTGGCTGGGCCAGCGCGGCAAGGACCCCAACCCTGTCGTCAAGTTCGGCCTGGCTCTGCTGCAGGTCGGCGCCGGCTTCCTGCTGCTGCAGATGGGCGCGCACCTGGTCGACGGCGCCTTCCGCATGCCGCTGATCTTCCTGCTGCTGATGTACCTGCTGCACACCACCGGCGAGCTGTGCCTGTCGCCCGTCGGCCTGTCGCAGATGACCAAGCTGTCGCCGGCGGCGATGGTGTCGTTCGTCATGGCGGTCTGGTTCATGGCCGTGTCGATCGCCGGCAAGGTCGGCGGCTTCATCGCCGGCCTGACGGCCACCGAGACCGTGGGCGGCCAGGTGCTGGACCCGGCCGCGGCCCTGGCCCGCTCGCTGGTGGTGTTCAACTGGATCGGCGGCATCGCCATGGCCATCGGCTTGGCCTTCCTGGCCCTGGCTCCGGTCCTCAAGAGGTGGTCGCACGGCTCGGACGAGACGGACCATCATGCGCCGGTGGACACCGCGACGAACGTCGGCTGA
- a CDS encoding ISAs1 family transposase, translated as MDTFAACFSAMEDPRARNARHDLLELVFVALAAVLCGAEDCTDMAAFARAKLDFLRQVVKLEHGPPSHDTFSRVFRRLAPEPFEAAFAQFTAAFAGALKGVVAIDGKALRGAYERGCRASPLHLVNVWAAEARLVIGQRLAPGRNEVLGAQQALALLGLEGCIVTADALHCRADTAQTILDTGADYALALKANQPTLLAKAQALLAAADPTNEALQGPAKGHDRIEGRAALVVPAKDMDFPGLAAVARVETHCKRAGAPEPVIVRFFLLSTLLSPERMLQVAQTHWTIENQLHWVLDVALLEDASRSRKDNAPQNLALIRKLALNTLRQHPDKGSIKTKIKRAGWDETFLLSLLGHMR; from the coding sequence ATGGATACGTTCGCGGCTTGTTTTTCGGCGATGGAGGATCCGCGGGCGAGGAACGCTCGGCATGATCTTCTGGAGTTGGTGTTCGTGGCCCTGGCGGCGGTGCTGTGCGGGGCGGAAGACTGCACTGACATGGCCGCCTTCGCGCGGGCCAAGCTGGATTTCCTGCGCCAGGTGGTGAAGCTGGAGCACGGTCCGCCCAGCCACGACACCTTCAGCCGCGTGTTTCGCCGATTGGCGCCCGAGCCGTTCGAAGCGGCCTTCGCCCAGTTCACCGCCGCCTTCGCCGGGGCCTTGAAGGGCGTGGTGGCGATCGACGGCAAGGCTCTGCGCGGAGCCTATGAGCGCGGATGCCGGGCCTCGCCGCTGCATCTGGTCAATGTCTGGGCCGCCGAGGCCCGGCTGGTGATCGGCCAGCGCCTGGCGCCGGGCCGCAACGAAGTGCTGGGCGCCCAGCAGGCCCTGGCCCTGCTGGGCCTGGAAGGCTGCATCGTCACCGCCGACGCCCTGCACTGCCGGGCCGACACCGCCCAGACCATCCTGGACACCGGAGCCGACTACGCCCTGGCCCTGAAGGCCAACCAACCGACCCTGCTGGCCAAGGCCCAGGCCCTGCTCGCCGCCGCCGATCCCACCAACGAGGCCCTCCAAGGCCCCGCCAAGGGCCACGACCGGATCGAGGGCCGCGCCGCCCTGGTCGTCCCCGCCAAGGACATGGACTTTCCCGGCCTGGCCGCCGTCGCCCGCGTGGAGACCCACTGCAAGCGGGCCGGCGCCCCCGAGCCGGTCATCGTCCGCTTCTTCCTGCTGTCCACGCTCCTGTCCCCCGAAAGGATGCTCCAGGTCGCCCAGACCCACTGGACCATCGAGAACCAGCTGCACTGGGTGCTCGACGTGGCCCTGCTGGAGGACGCCTCGCGCAGCCGCAAGGACAACGCACCGCAAAACCTCGCCCTGATCCGAAAGCTCGCCCTCAACACCCTGCGACAGCACCCCGACAAGGGCTCCATCAAGACCAAGATCAAGCGCGCCGGCTGGGATGAAACCTTCCTGCTCTCACTCCTGGGTCATATGCGATAG